The proteins below are encoded in one region of Puntigrus tetrazona isolate hp1 chromosome 5, ASM1883169v1, whole genome shotgun sequence:
- the LOC122346090 gene encoding proteoglycan 4 isoform X1, with product MVHKLLLDNMVSKEPNHLPTIHSHSNGNPDKTPTTVTVRSVLLNRNSPDIESRLKRRRNRTQQVRFKDLEDDDKSKDKTEKARSKSPTEVPNWQKELTNGPSLVGAVRGDMEKTIGAVTAFLKRAPPHPLTPGPTRRCWVPTHPCSLTLPLPTQPCRSTAIQTSPSLQKPPLLSATQTRSQSLGGAWDDGDSSDELTTQVYVPPCRSQKSSVQPCTPAEQSRCQKTEDNQTASAGTSTQFQPCSAAPQKQSRRRGRRKSLNRAASDPGKPEPSCTSPTKTVHRSHQQSNQLKKLPSKVVAHRTTSDIVPPQNSPKPNTGHNTPCSVSSTKAESSSDSKIQTVPDNTSSEVDPASCPSHIVPPPSTTCPKEASQRCPLQAATENVTLTPTVPDPTTAQVICTVTTSSTHGQSCMSPVESRGRCCTPGIQKTPPVPESQCIPDSHTDSTTPAQSAPCFQMLEETIPCSNTAGSKAASCSQGAPAVASIFSSTQQCQKTTQPMACGNTSNQSVYSVITPTQPVTPIQSVPRCMSPKQNEPLGRTSTLPVQTPISATQTPAPVQPSTSCKIPMQSIPCCVKDKPATFGSPTQPMASHKILTQTLPHNLVPFSPEPSCAATPHSASHFKGPVAVPAHAIPVAQNALHCILDQQNVATHVTPSIPVLICSPSTQPAPGKLSVQALPHCNTSIQNAVSCSNPSQIVQHFKTPTQSVSHSKSFPQNMSPVLCPREAMMYANKPQETVLPSANFRHSLPPYACPPQTTLLYSNAGASPSPPQAFCCTQDRRERREFMLPPPPPPPPPYTPRKEGSSTPGQPRKPPVPKAESNNAEKDRVKTGVVKPNAEAGTHYQAGETPPPIPPKTKARATVRPTCLGGRRAILGPESQASANHLPPAGGTNPQAPLGPAEGQADTLRQVQELLGGLMSGAKCKLDLAKAKEKLFGPNGPLYDIGALQSQLHSLEGVLETSQNTIKVLLDVIQDLEKKEAERDGRHSYRTGQDIENCGTCRDCACIIYSVEHDFRLQEGQVTRAWKVPEQQESEQSSPQLVFPPPRQQDSPQALQTVKKSRRKCFWFL from the coding sequence aTGGTCCATAAACTACTCTTGGATAACATGGTGAGCAAAGAGCCCAACCATTTGCCAACTATTCACAGCCACAGCAATGGCAACCCAGACAAAACACCCACCACCGTGACTGTGCGCTCAGTGCTCCTTAATCGGAACTCTCCAGATATTGAAAGCAGACTTAAACGGAGACGAAATCGCACACAGCAGGTACGATTTAAAGATTTGGAGGATGACGATAAGTCCAAGGATAAAACTGAGAAAGCAAGAAGTAAAAGTCCAACAGAGGTTCCAAACTGGCAGAAAGAGTTGACAAACGGGCCCTCACTGGTAGGGGCAGTCCGTGGGGACATGGAAAAGACAATTGGAGCAGTGACAGCATTTTTGAAGAGAGCGCCACCGCACCCTCTTACCCCTGGGCCTACAAGACGCTGCTGGGTCCCAACACATCCATGTTCGCTCACACTGCCTCTGCCAACTCAGCCATGCAGGAGTACAGCCATCCAAACCTCACCCAGTTTGCAGAAGCCTCCCTTGCTCTCTGCCACGCAGACTCGCAGTCAAAGCCTGGGAGGAGCCTGGGATGATGGAGACTCCTCAGATGAGCTGACCACACAGGTCTACGTTCCACCTTGTAGATCACAGAAGAGCTCTGTCCAACCTTGTACCCCTGCTGAGCAATCAAGGTGCCAGAAAACTGAGGACAATCAAACTGCCTCTGCGGGTACATCAACACAATTTCAGCCATGTTCTGCAGCGCCACAAAAACAGTCTAGAAGGAGAGGTAGGAGGAAATCTTTAAACAGAGCAGCAAGTGATCCTGGGAAACCTGAGCCTTCTTGTACTTCTCCAACTAAAACTGTGCACAGGAGCCACCAACAGTCTAACCAACTAAAGAAGCTTCCATCCAAAGTTGTGGCACACAGAACTACATCAGATATTGTGCCACCGCAGAATTCTCCTAAACCAAACACAGGTCATAATACGCCATGTAGTGtctcttcaacaaaggctgaATCAAGCAGTGATTCAAAAATCCAGACTGTGCCAGATAACACCAGTTCCGAGGTAGACCCTGCATCTTGTCCCTCTCACATTGTACCCCCTCCATCAACCACATGTCCTAAAGAAGCGTCACAACGTTGCCCACTGCAGGCTGCTACGGAGAACGTCACTTTGACCCCCACTGTACCAGATCCTACCACAGCACAAGTCATATGCACTGTCACCACATCCTCAACACATGGGCAATCGTGCATGTCTCCTGTTGAGTCTAGAGGGCGTTGTTGCACACCTGGTATTCAGAAGACTCCTCCAGTGCCCGAGTCCCAATGCATTCCAGATTCACATACAGATTCCACAACTCCTGCTCAATCTGCGCCTTGTTTCCAGATGTTGGAGGAAACCATTCCATGCTCCAACACAGCTGGCTCCAAGGCAGCATCCTGTTCTCAAGGAGCACCTGCAGTTGCCTCTATATTCAGTTCCACACAGCAATGCCAGAAGACAACACAACCCATGGCATGTGGTAACACCTCAAATCAATCTGTGTACTCTGTGATAACTCCAACACAACCTGTAACTCCCATTCAGTCTGTGCCAAGATGTATGAGTCCTAAACAGAATGAGCCATTGGGTAGGACCTCTACCCTTCCTGTACAAACTCCTATATCAGCCACACAGACTCCAGCACCTGTTCAGCCTTCAACATCTTGTAAAATTCCAATGCAGTCTATACCATGCTGTGTCAAAGACAAACCAGCAACCTTTGGCTCTCCCACGCAACCTATGGCATCTCATAAGATTCTTACACAAACCCTCCCTCACAATTTGGTGCCATTTTCTCCCGAGCCATCCTGTGCCGCTACCCCTCACTCCGCTTCACACTTTAAGGGCCCCGTTGCAGTTCCAGCACACGCCATTCCTGTTGCACAAAATGCACTACATTGCATTTTGGATCAACAGAATGTGGCAACCCATGTCACTCCCTCCATCCCAGTTCTAATTTGTAGCCCTTCCACACAACCTGCACCAGGTAAACTTTCTGTCCAAGCATTGCCACACTGCAACACTAGTATACAAAACGCAGTGTCTTGCAGTAATCCCTCTCAAATCGTGCAACACTTTAAGACTCCTACTCAATCAGTATCGCATTCCAAATCATTTCCACAAAACATGTCACCTGTTCTCTGTCCACGTGAGGCAATGATGTATGCTAACAAACCCCAGGAAACTGTGCTTCCCTCTGCTAATTTCCGGCATTCTTTACCTCCTTACGCCTGCCCTCCACAGACTACTCTGCTGTACTCTAATGCTGGGGCGAGCCCCTCCCCTCCTCAGGCCTTCTGCTGCACTCAGGACAGACGAGAAAGGAGAGAGTTCATGCTTCCTccccctccacctcctcctcctccgtaCACTCCTCGCAAAGAGGGCTCCTCTACTCCTGGACAGCCCCGTAAGCCTCCTGTCCCCAAAGCTGAGAGCAACAACGCCGAAAAGGACAGAGTGAAAACTGGGGTAGTGAAGCCAAATGCTGAAGCAGGAACTCACTATCAGGCGGGTGAAACGCCACCTCCTATCCCTCCCAAAACTAAGGCAAGAGCTACAGTGAGGCCCACCTGTTTAGGTGGCCGACGGGCGATTCTCGGCCCAGAATCCCAGGCCAGTGCAAACCACTTGCCTCCTGCCGGTGGGACAAATCCCCAGGCCCCCCTTGGACCAGCGGAAGGCCAAGCGGACACTCTGCGACAGGTGCAGGAGCTACTGGGGGGGCTTATGTCTGGGGCTAAGTGTAAGCTGGACCTGGCAAAGGCAAAAGAGAAACTGTTTGGCCCAAACGGCCCTCTGTACGACATTGGGGCTCTGCAGTCTCAGCTGCATAGCCTGGAAGGGGTGTTGGAGACCAGCCAGAACACCATCAAGGTTTTACTGGACGTCATTCAGGATCTGGAGAAGAAGGAGGCAGAGAGAGATGG
- the LOC122346090 gene encoding proteoglycan 4 isoform X2: MVHKLLLDNMVSKEPNHLPTIHSHSNGNPDKTPTTVTVRSVLLNRNSPDIESRLKRRRNRTQQVRFKDLEDDDKSKDKTEKARSKSPTEVPNWQKELTNGPSLVGAVRGDMEKTIGAVTAFLKRAPPHPLTPGPTRRCWVPTHPCSLTLPLPTQPCRSTAIQTSPSLQKPPLLSATQTRSQSLGGAWDDGDSSDELTTQVYVPPCRSQKSSVQPCTPAEQSRCQKTEDNQTASAGTSTQFQPCSAAPQKQSRRRGRRKSLNRAASDPGKPEPSCTSPTKTVHRSHQQSNQLKKLPSKVVAHRTTSDIVPPQNSPKPNTGHNTPCSVSSTKAESSSDSKIQTVPDNTSSEVDPASCPSHIVPPPSTTCPKEASQRCPLQAATENVTLTPTVPDPTTAQVICTVTTSSTHGQSCMSPVESRGRCCTPGIQKTPPVPESQCIPDSHTDSTTPAQSAPCFQMLEETIPCSNTAGSKAASCSQGAPAVASIFSSTQQCQKTTQPMACGNTSNQSVYSVITPTQPVTPIQSVPRCMSPKQNEPLGRTSTLPVQTPISATQTPAPVQPSTSCKIPMQSIPCCVKDKPATFGSPTQPMASHKILTQTLPHNLVPFSPEPSCAATPHSASHFKGPVAVPAHAIPVAQNALHCILDQQNVATHVTPSIPVLICSPSTQPAPGKLSVQALPHCNTSIQNAVSCSNPSQIVQHFKTPTQSVSHSKSFPQNMSPVLCPREAMMYANKPQETVLPSANFRHSLPPYACPPQTTLLYSNAGASPSPPQAFCCTQDRRERREFMLPPPPPPPPPYTPRKEGSSTPGQPRKPPVPKAESNNAEKDRVKTGVVKPNAEAGTHYQAGETPPPIPPKTKARATVRPTCLGGRRAILGPESQASANHLPPAGGTNPQAPLGPAEGQADTLRQVQELLGGLMSGAKCKLDLAKAKEKLFGPNGPLYDIGALQSQLHSLEGVLETSQNTIKVLLDVIQDLEKKEAERDGHSYRTGQDIENCGTCRDCACIIYSVEHDFRLQEGQVTRAWKVPEQQESEQSSPQLVFPPPRQQDSPQALQTVKKSRRKCFWFL, from the coding sequence aTGGTCCATAAACTACTCTTGGATAACATGGTGAGCAAAGAGCCCAACCATTTGCCAACTATTCACAGCCACAGCAATGGCAACCCAGACAAAACACCCACCACCGTGACTGTGCGCTCAGTGCTCCTTAATCGGAACTCTCCAGATATTGAAAGCAGACTTAAACGGAGACGAAATCGCACACAGCAGGTACGATTTAAAGATTTGGAGGATGACGATAAGTCCAAGGATAAAACTGAGAAAGCAAGAAGTAAAAGTCCAACAGAGGTTCCAAACTGGCAGAAAGAGTTGACAAACGGGCCCTCACTGGTAGGGGCAGTCCGTGGGGACATGGAAAAGACAATTGGAGCAGTGACAGCATTTTTGAAGAGAGCGCCACCGCACCCTCTTACCCCTGGGCCTACAAGACGCTGCTGGGTCCCAACACATCCATGTTCGCTCACACTGCCTCTGCCAACTCAGCCATGCAGGAGTACAGCCATCCAAACCTCACCCAGTTTGCAGAAGCCTCCCTTGCTCTCTGCCACGCAGACTCGCAGTCAAAGCCTGGGAGGAGCCTGGGATGATGGAGACTCCTCAGATGAGCTGACCACACAGGTCTACGTTCCACCTTGTAGATCACAGAAGAGCTCTGTCCAACCTTGTACCCCTGCTGAGCAATCAAGGTGCCAGAAAACTGAGGACAATCAAACTGCCTCTGCGGGTACATCAACACAATTTCAGCCATGTTCTGCAGCGCCACAAAAACAGTCTAGAAGGAGAGGTAGGAGGAAATCTTTAAACAGAGCAGCAAGTGATCCTGGGAAACCTGAGCCTTCTTGTACTTCTCCAACTAAAACTGTGCACAGGAGCCACCAACAGTCTAACCAACTAAAGAAGCTTCCATCCAAAGTTGTGGCACACAGAACTACATCAGATATTGTGCCACCGCAGAATTCTCCTAAACCAAACACAGGTCATAATACGCCATGTAGTGtctcttcaacaaaggctgaATCAAGCAGTGATTCAAAAATCCAGACTGTGCCAGATAACACCAGTTCCGAGGTAGACCCTGCATCTTGTCCCTCTCACATTGTACCCCCTCCATCAACCACATGTCCTAAAGAAGCGTCACAACGTTGCCCACTGCAGGCTGCTACGGAGAACGTCACTTTGACCCCCACTGTACCAGATCCTACCACAGCACAAGTCATATGCACTGTCACCACATCCTCAACACATGGGCAATCGTGCATGTCTCCTGTTGAGTCTAGAGGGCGTTGTTGCACACCTGGTATTCAGAAGACTCCTCCAGTGCCCGAGTCCCAATGCATTCCAGATTCACATACAGATTCCACAACTCCTGCTCAATCTGCGCCTTGTTTCCAGATGTTGGAGGAAACCATTCCATGCTCCAACACAGCTGGCTCCAAGGCAGCATCCTGTTCTCAAGGAGCACCTGCAGTTGCCTCTATATTCAGTTCCACACAGCAATGCCAGAAGACAACACAACCCATGGCATGTGGTAACACCTCAAATCAATCTGTGTACTCTGTGATAACTCCAACACAACCTGTAACTCCCATTCAGTCTGTGCCAAGATGTATGAGTCCTAAACAGAATGAGCCATTGGGTAGGACCTCTACCCTTCCTGTACAAACTCCTATATCAGCCACACAGACTCCAGCACCTGTTCAGCCTTCAACATCTTGTAAAATTCCAATGCAGTCTATACCATGCTGTGTCAAAGACAAACCAGCAACCTTTGGCTCTCCCACGCAACCTATGGCATCTCATAAGATTCTTACACAAACCCTCCCTCACAATTTGGTGCCATTTTCTCCCGAGCCATCCTGTGCCGCTACCCCTCACTCCGCTTCACACTTTAAGGGCCCCGTTGCAGTTCCAGCACACGCCATTCCTGTTGCACAAAATGCACTACATTGCATTTTGGATCAACAGAATGTGGCAACCCATGTCACTCCCTCCATCCCAGTTCTAATTTGTAGCCCTTCCACACAACCTGCACCAGGTAAACTTTCTGTCCAAGCATTGCCACACTGCAACACTAGTATACAAAACGCAGTGTCTTGCAGTAATCCCTCTCAAATCGTGCAACACTTTAAGACTCCTACTCAATCAGTATCGCATTCCAAATCATTTCCACAAAACATGTCACCTGTTCTCTGTCCACGTGAGGCAATGATGTATGCTAACAAACCCCAGGAAACTGTGCTTCCCTCTGCTAATTTCCGGCATTCTTTACCTCCTTACGCCTGCCCTCCACAGACTACTCTGCTGTACTCTAATGCTGGGGCGAGCCCCTCCCCTCCTCAGGCCTTCTGCTGCACTCAGGACAGACGAGAAAGGAGAGAGTTCATGCTTCCTccccctccacctcctcctcctccgtaCACTCCTCGCAAAGAGGGCTCCTCTACTCCTGGACAGCCCCGTAAGCCTCCTGTCCCCAAAGCTGAGAGCAACAACGCCGAAAAGGACAGAGTGAAAACTGGGGTAGTGAAGCCAAATGCTGAAGCAGGAACTCACTATCAGGCGGGTGAAACGCCACCTCCTATCCCTCCCAAAACTAAGGCAAGAGCTACAGTGAGGCCCACCTGTTTAGGTGGCCGACGGGCGATTCTCGGCCCAGAATCCCAGGCCAGTGCAAACCACTTGCCTCCTGCCGGTGGGACAAATCCCCAGGCCCCCCTTGGACCAGCGGAAGGCCAAGCGGACACTCTGCGACAGGTGCAGGAGCTACTGGGGGGGCTTATGTCTGGGGCTAAGTGTAAGCTGGACCTGGCAAAGGCAAAAGAGAAACTGTTTGGCCCAAACGGCCCTCTGTACGACATTGGGGCTCTGCAGTCTCAGCTGCATAGCCTGGAAGGGGTGTTGGAGACCAGCCAGAACACCATCAAGGTTTTACTGGACGTCATTCAGGATCTGGAGAAGAAGGAGGCAGAGAGAGATGG